A window of the Myxococcus fulvus genome harbors these coding sequences:
- a CDS encoding FG-GAP repeat domain-containing protein, giving the protein MKRSAPPLLKLCALVLTLALPSLSHAALVTFCSGVLASSGQSFVNYSGTSSGLASGMYRMTLSQSGSFTVQNLQGSWNGLAIGAFQPITGSATVSLSGIIPSGLPPGQSVTVTLFIHNTLGQLVDQSTTTVSVSGQSPGWNKVWTATSQGGVAAYAKHYVGDFDGDGTEDLLGVDTNGWMTMFHYRNGDWQWGWSNNGSPSAGGGIYDYRNNLVIGDFDGDGKDEALGVASWVTLFHFDNGTWNWGWSSYGSTSDQLFAHSNGGGYLFSGNFDLAAPAQKDELVGVSASGWITLFRLNAAGTGWDWLWSTQGNTAHGMYGYRHHLRNGGDTNGDGKEEVLGLASWATNFHYVNGDFAWGWSTYGANHIGGVGYPQGPHDALLTGNIDFVDGRDEWFFIQRGPTASWAITEDWAGSNFGWNWSNHNFTPAAPFIGDWPLANNGGSNASYLLVRAVAGQPKHLVARRTFCSHRDMRMYVMNNPWANY; this is encoded by the coding sequence ATGAAAAGGTCCGCCCCTCCCCTGCTCAAGCTGTGCGCGCTCGTGCTCACGCTCGCGCTTCCCTCGCTCTCACATGCCGCGCTGGTGACGTTCTGCTCGGGCGTGCTGGCGAGCTCCGGCCAGAGCTTCGTGAATTACAGCGGGACGTCGTCCGGACTCGCGAGCGGGATGTACCGGATGACCCTGTCACAGTCCGGCTCCTTCACCGTGCAGAACCTCCAGGGCTCGTGGAACGGGCTCGCCATCGGCGCCTTCCAGCCCATCACCGGCTCGGCGACCGTCTCCCTGAGCGGCATCATCCCCTCCGGGCTCCCCCCGGGACAGAGCGTCACCGTGACGCTCTTCATCCACAACACCCTGGGCCAGTTGGTGGACCAGAGCACCACCACGGTCTCCGTCAGCGGGCAGAGCCCCGGCTGGAACAAGGTCTGGACGGCGACCAGCCAGGGCGGCGTCGCCGCCTACGCGAAGCACTATGTCGGTGACTTCGACGGTGACGGCACCGAGGACCTGCTCGGCGTGGACACCAATGGCTGGATGACGATGTTCCACTACCGCAATGGCGACTGGCAGTGGGGCTGGAGCAACAACGGCTCTCCCAGCGCGGGCGGCGGCATCTACGACTATCGCAACAACCTGGTCATCGGCGACTTCGACGGGGACGGCAAGGACGAGGCCCTGGGCGTCGCCTCCTGGGTGACGCTGTTCCACTTCGACAACGGCACCTGGAACTGGGGCTGGAGCAGCTACGGCAGCACGTCCGACCAGCTCTTCGCCCACTCCAACGGGGGCGGCTACCTGTTCTCCGGCAACTTCGACCTGGCGGCCCCCGCCCAGAAGGATGAGCTTGTCGGTGTGAGCGCGAGCGGGTGGATCACCCTCTTCCGCCTCAACGCGGCGGGCACGGGCTGGGACTGGCTCTGGAGCACCCAGGGCAACACGGCGCATGGCATGTACGGCTACCGCCACCACCTGCGCAACGGCGGCGACACCAACGGCGACGGCAAGGAGGAGGTGCTGGGGCTCGCCAGCTGGGCGACGAACTTCCACTACGTGAACGGCGACTTCGCCTGGGGCTGGAGCACGTACGGCGCCAACCACATCGGCGGCGTGGGCTATCCGCAGGGCCCCCATGACGCGCTCCTGACGGGCAACATCGACTTCGTGGATGGCCGGGACGAGTGGTTCTTCATCCAGCGGGGCCCGACGGCCTCCTGGGCCATCACCGAGGACTGGGCCGGCAGCAACTTCGGCTGGAACTGGTCCAACCACAACTTCACCCCGGCCGCGCCCTTCATCGGCGACTGGCCGCTCGCGAACAATGGCGGCAGCAACGCCAGCTACCTGCTGGTCCGCGCCGTCGCCGGGCAGCCCAAGCACCTGGTCGCGCGCCGCACCTTCTGCTCCCACCGCGACATGCGCATGTACGTGATGAACAACCCCTGGGCCAACTACTGA
- a CDS encoding FG-GAP repeat domain-containing protein: MGQVGDLPVVGDYDGDGFSDLAVYSPRWPANDGGGYFTVIHSSTGTSHVKFLGGVGDVPVTGDYDGDGKTDFAVYRPRTSTPAAGGDYTVTSSRTGLTSVVSRPGVRPGELPMGRAGQQ; encoded by the coding sequence ATGGGACAGGTGGGGGACCTCCCCGTCGTGGGCGACTACGACGGCGACGGGTTCAGCGACCTGGCGGTCTACAGCCCACGCTGGCCGGCGAATGACGGCGGGGGCTACTTCACCGTCATCCACAGCTCCACGGGGACATCCCATGTGAAGTTCCTCGGAGGGGTCGGTGACGTCCCCGTCACGGGCGACTACGACGGCGATGGGAAGACGGACTTCGCGGTCTACCGGCCTCGCACGAGCACTCCCGCGGCGGGGGGTGACTACACCGTCACGTCCTCGAGAACCGGGCTCACGAGCGTGGTGAGCCGGCCCGGCGTGCGTCCGGGCGAGCTGCCCATGGGCCGAGCCGGGCAGCAGTAA